CGCCGGATCACATCCTCGGCGTGCGCATGCAGGGCCTGACGGCCGGCGAACAGCAGGGCCGGGTCGATGTTGCCCTGCACCGGCGTCGCGCCGCCCAACCGGTCGCTGGCCTCGTCCAGCGGGATCCGGTGGTCGATGCCGACGACGTCGGCGCCGACGTCGCGCATGGCGGTGAGCAGCTCGCCGGTGCCGACGCCGAAATGCACCCGCGGCACCGGCAGGTCGGCCACCGCGGCGAACACGGCCGCCGAGTGCGGGGCGACGAACCGCTCGTAGTCGGGCCGGCTCAACGCGCCCGCCCAGGAGTCGAAGACCTGCACCGCCGAGGCGCCGGCCAGGATCTGGGCCCGCAGGAACGCGCCGGTCACCCCGGCCACCCAGGTCAGCAGCGCGTGCCAGACCTGCGGCTCGGCGTGCATCAGGGTCTTGGTCAGCCGGTGATCGCGGCTGGGCCCGCCCTCGACCAGGTAGGAGGCCAGGGTGAACGGGGCCCCGGCGAAGCCGATCAGCGGCGTCGACCCGAGCTCGGCGACCACGCCGGCGGCCTCGGCCGCCACCGGCGCCAGGGCGTCGGGATCCAGCGTCGGCAACGCGGCGACGTCGGCGGCGGTGCGGATCGGGGCGGCCACCACCGGGCCGGTCCCGGCCACGATCTGCACGTCGATCCCGGCCAGCTTGAGCGGCACCACGATGTCGCTGAACAGGATCGCCGCGTCCACGCCGTGCCGGCGCACGGGCTGCAGGGTGATCTCCGCGGCCAGCTCGGGCATCAGGCAGGACTCGAGCATGCCGATGCCCCGGCGGACCTCGCGGTACTCGGGCAGCGACCGGCCGGCCTGGCGCATGAACCAGACGGGCCGGTGGGCCGGCCGGGTACCCCGGTAGGCGGCCAGCAGCGGCGCCCCGGCGGTGCGGCCGTCGACCAGCGGATGGGTCGGGGGGAGCGCGTCACCCATCGGGCCGGCGGCGGTCCCGGTGGCGGTCTCGGAAGCAGTCATCCCTGCCATCGTGTCACCTCGGCCACCCGGCCGGCCGGCGCGGTGCCCGGCTCCGGACAAAAGTCCTGGTCAGACCGGGTCGGCAAAGCTAGGTGAGGCTTGCCTTCGTACCGGGCCGGACGGTCCCACCGGTAGCATTCCGGATCATGCTCATGGTTCTTGGCGCCAGCCATCACGACCTCGAGCTGACGCAGTTGGACCGGCTCGCCATGCACCCGACGCTGCTCAGCCGGGCCGTCGGCGAGCTGGCCCGCCAACCGGACATGCCGATCGACGGCGCCGTCGTCGTCTCGACCTGCAACCGGCTCGAGATCTACCTGGACGCCGCCCGGTTCCACGACGCGATCGAGGGCGTCGCCGCCCAGCTGGCCCAGGTGACCGGGCTGGACGCGGTCGAGGTCGCGGCCATGCTCAAGGTCCGGGTGGGCGCGCCCGCGGTGGCCCATCTGTTCACCGTGGCCTCCGGGCTGGACTCGATGGTCGTCGGCGAGGTGGAGATCGCCGGGCAGATCGCCCGGGCGCTGCGCGAGGCGCAGGCCGCCGGCACCGTCTCGCCCCCCATCAACCAGCTGTTCCAGACCGCGGCCCGGGTGGCCAAGCAGGTCGCCACCGAAACCGGGCTGGGCGCGGCCGGCCGGTCGGTCGCCTCGGTCGCCCTGGACATCACCGGCGTCGGCCCGGGCGGGCCGGGCGCGCAGACCGCGCTGATCATCGGCACCGGCGCCTACGCGCGGGTCGTCGCCGCCGAGCTGCGCACCCGCGGGGTCACCCAGCTGCTCGTGCATTCGCCCAGCGGCCGCGCCGACACCTTCGCCGACCGGCACGCCGCCACCGCCGTGTCCGCCGCCGACCTGGTCGCGACCATGGCCCAGGTCGACCTCGTGGTGGCCTGCAGCGGGCAGTCCGCCGGGATGCTCGACGAGGCCATGCTGGCCGCCGCGGTCGCCGCCCGGTCGCGGCCGTTGCCGATCATCGACCTGGCCCTGCACCCGCATGTCGCCGGACCGGCCCGGGCAGTGCCCGGGGTGCGTGTGGTGGACCTGCATTCGGTGCAGCAGCAGGTCGATCCGGCCCACCTGGACGCTGTCGTCTCCGCCCAGGACATCGTCATCGCCGGCGTCGCCGCCTTCGAGGAGCGGATGGCCATCCGGCGGTTGGATCCGGCCGTGGTCGCGTTGCGCCAGCACGTCACCGGCACGGTGGAGAAGGAACTGGACCGGCTGCGGGCCAAGTACCCGGCCGACGTGGCCGCGGACGTGGAGCGGGCCCTGCACCGGGTGACCCAGGCCCTGCTGCACACCCCGACGCTGCGCGCCCAGGAACTGGCCCGCACCGGTGACGGCGCCGGTTACGTCCAGGCCCTGCACACGCTGTTCGGCATCGACATCACCGAATCGGAGACCGCGGCGCACCCGGTCGCCGCCCTGCGCACCAGCTGAGCCCACCAGCACCGCGCACCAGCAGAGCGCACCAGCCGAGCACTCCGAGCCGGGCGGCCCGTCGACGACGAACGACGACGAACCGCCCGCACCGGGGTCAGGCCAGTCCGGCCGCCTCGAACGCACCCAGGGTCGGCTTGATCGTCGCGGTCGGCCCGACCTCGCCGGCGATCGCGTCCAGCGTCTTGAGGCCGTCACCGGTGTTGAACACCACGGTCTCGGCCTCGGGGTCGAGCTGGCCGCTGGCCAGCAGCTTGCGCAGGGTGGCGATGGTGACGCCGCCGGCGGTCTCGCCGAAGATGCCCTCGGTGCGGGCCAGCAGCTTGATGCCGGCGATCACCTCGTCGTCGCTGACGTCCTCGATCGCCCCGCCGGTGCGCCGGGTCACGTCCAGCACGTACGGGCCGTCCGCCGGGTTGCCGATGGCCAGCGACTTGGCGATGGTGTCCGGCCGGACCGGCTTGACCACGTCCCAGCCCTGCTTGAACGCCTCGGACACCGGCGAGCAGCCGGTCGCCTGGGCACCGAACACCTTGTACGGCGTGGGTTCGACCAGGCCCAGCTCGCCCAGCTCGGTGAAGCCCTTGTCCACCTTGACCAGCTGCGCGCCGGAGGCGATGGGGATGACGACCTGCTCGGGCAGCCGCCAGCCGAGCTGCTCGGCGACCTCGAAGCCCAGGGTCTTGGAGCCCTCGGCGTAGTAGGGCCGGACGTTGACGTTGACGAACGCCCAGTCCTCCTGCTCGGCGGCGATCTCGCCGGCCAGCCGGTTGATGTCGTCGTAGTTGCCGTCGACCGCGACCAGGGTGCCGCCGTAGGCGGCGGTGGTCAGGATCTTCTGCTGCTCCAGATTGGCCGGGATCAGCACGACGGACCGGATGCCGGCCCGGGCGGCGGCCGCGGCGACCGCGTTGGCCAGGTTGCCGGTGCTCGGGCAGGCCAGCACGGTGAAGCCGAGCTTGCGGGCCGCGGCCAGCGCGACGGCGACGACGCGGTCCTTGAACGAGTGGGTCGGGTTCCCGGAGTCGTCCTTGACCCAGAGCCGGCGCATGCCCAGCTCCTTGGCCAGGTTGTCGGCCCGGATCAGCTTGGTGTTGCCCGGGTTCATGTTCGGGGTCTGTGCGACGTCGGCCGGCACCGGCAACAGGTCGGCGTACCGCCAGATGTTCGCCGGACCGGACTCGATCCGCTGCTTGAGGGCGTCGCCGCGCAAGGTGAACTCGTAGGCCACCTCGAGCGGCCCGAAACACTCCATACACGCGTAGTACGGGCCCAGTTCGACGCGGTTGCCGCACTCGCGACAGGACAGCGCGACGGCGGGACCCAGATCGATGCCGGGCGCGGAGGCGGAACCGGCGGACCCGGGGGTGGACAGCACAGAGGTCATGACGAGGCCTTTCTGCTCATCTTCCCCGCCGAAGCGGGACGGAAGTGGCACCTGCTGTCGATCGGCCCCGGACGCGCGGTCAGGAGATGACGATCATCAACAGTGGTTGCCGGGGCTTCATCGGGCCGTGTCCCTCTGCCCCTCTGGATGAGGTGGGTTCTTCAGTTGTCCGGCAATCGTAACGCATCTCCCGAGGCCGCCGACCGGTCGCGACGGCCGGCCGCGACGACTGGCCGGGGGTCGTCGATCGGCGGTGCGGCGGCCGGTGTCACAGCCCCCTGGCACCATGTCGGGCATGGCGCAGACGGGATCCGGGTCGGGTGAGCTGACCCCGCTGGTGCTTCTCACCGGTGACGAGCAGCTGCTGGTCGACCGGGCGATTTCCCGGGCGACGGCCGCGGCCCGCCGGATCGAGGCGGGCGCCGAACGCCGCGACGGCGTCGCCGCCGGGCTCACCGTGGGGGAGTTCTCCGACCTGGTCGCGCCGAGCCTGTTCGCCGAACCCCGGGTGGTGGTCATCCGCGGCGCGCACGAGGCCGGCAAGGACCTGGCCGCCGCGCTGATCGGGTACACCAAGGACCCGGTCGAGGGGGTGTGGCTGGTCGTCCAGCACGCCGGCGGCGCCCGCAACAAGGCCATCGGCGAGGCCCTGACCAAGGCCGGGGCCACCGTGGTGACCTGCAACAAGATCACCCGGCTCAACGAGCGGATCGACTTCGTCCGGGCCGAGATCCGGCGGGCCGGCGGCACCACCAACCCGGCCGCGGTGACCGCGCTGGTCGAGGCGGTCGGCTCGGATCTGCGGGAGCTGGCCGCGGCGGCCGACCAGCTGGTGGCCGACACCGGCGGCACCGTCGACGAGCAGGCGGTCCGCCGCTATCACCGGGGCCGGGCCGAGGTCACCGGGTTCACCGTGTCCGACGCCACGATGTCCGGTGACCTGGCCGGCGCGCTGGAGTCGCTGCGCTGGGCGCTGGGGGTCGGGGTGGCGCCCGTGCTGGTCGCCGATGCGCTGGCCGATGGCGTCCGGACGGTGGCCAAGGTGTCCGGGGCCAAGGGCGGCAATTCCTACGCGATCGCCTCCGCGCTGGGCATGCCGCCGTGGAAGGTCGATCGAGCCCGGGGGATGGCCCGCGGCTGGTCGACCGACGGGTTGGTCGGCGGCATGGCGATCGTGGCCGAGCTGAACGCCGCGGTCAAAGGCGCGGCGGTCGATGTCGAGTACGCGTTGGAGCGCGCGGTGATCGATCTGGTGGCAGCACGAAAGCGCCGGTGACCCGCTCGGTCACCGGCGCCGGAAGCGGTGGATCAGACCTGGTTGACCAGCTGGGTCAGCGCCGACTTGCGGTTGGCGGCCTGGTTCGCGTGGATGACGCCCTTGGAGGCGGCCTTGTCCAGGCTGCGGCAGGCGGCCTTGAGCTCGACCTCGGCCGCCGTCTTGTCGCCGGCCTCGGCTGCGGTCCGCACCTTGCGCACGGCCGTCTTCAGCGACGACTTGACCGACTTGTTGCGCAGTCGCGCAGCTTCGTTGGTGCGGTTGCGCTTGATCTGGGACTTGATGTTGGCCACGCCGGAATGCCTTCGTTTCGTCGTTGGGAGTGACCGACACGTTCGTCGATCGTGGGTGTGACGCCGTCGGGCACACACGGCGGTCCACTTTACCAGCCGCCACAAGCCGGTCACAAACCCGAGCTGATCTTCCCGTAGCGATCAGGGGCAACGATACGCGGTCGGCTCGGGCCGGCCGTCGCTGTCCAGCGCGGCGCCCACCCAGCCGACCACCCCCGGGTCGGCGGGCAGGTCCAGGTGCGAGACCGTCGCCCGGGGGCATCGGTCCTGGATGACCAGCGACCGGACCCGGTCGGCCGGCCCAACCGGCGACTGCCCGTCCACCGGCGTCACCACGGTGTCGTCCCGGCTGGAAATGGTCGCGTAGCGCACCTGCCCGTCCAGGTCGCCGCCGGCGTCCAGCTCGGTCAGCAGGGCCGAGCCGGCGGTCTGATCCGCGCAGGCCGGACAGGCGGCCGCCGGCACCCCGGTGAGCAGGTCCGCGGTCGAGCCGTGGAACGACGGCGCGATCAGCACCGCGCTGGCCACCGCCGGGGCCAGACCGTCCAGCCGCAGCGCGGTCCGCAGCACCAACCCACCCTGGGAGAACCCGACCACGTCGACTTGATCGGCCCCGGTCGCGGCGCGGACGTCCTGGACGAAGCCGGCCGCGGCGCTCGCCGAGTCACGGACCGGGGCGACGCCGGCCAGGGAGTAGTTCAGGCCGTAGACGCAGCGCCCGCCGGCCTGCAGCGCCGCGGCCAGGGCGGTGAAATTGCTCTGCACCGTGGAGAACGTGCCGGGCAGCAGCACCACCGGCCGCTCCGCCGACCGGCAGGACGGGTCGTTCACTCCGGGGACGTGCACATCGGGAAGGGGGGACCGGATCCGGGACGGGGACGCAGTCGGTGCCAGGGTCGGCACCGACGACGAGGGGGTCGGGGCAGCGGTGGTCGGGACAGCGGTGGTCGGGACGGCGGTGGTGGCCGGGTCGGTCGGCGCGCCGGCGGCGGAGCAGGCGCCGACCGCCAACAACAGCCCGACCAGCACCGATGCCGGTCGGCCGGCCCGAACAGTGCGCCTCATCGCCTGCCACCGTAGAGCCGGCCGGGGTCCCCGGAGAAAGTCGGAAGAAAAAGTCGGAAGAAAAGTCGGCCCGGCTGTCGTCCGGCGCGGTGGTCGTTCGTGGTCATGGTGCAAGGGGTGATCGAGCCGGTCACCCACCCGGACCGCAAGGAGTCACCGATGAAGCTCAGCCTGAACATCTTCGTCAGCCTCGACGGCGTCATGCAGGGCCCCGGCGCCCCGCAGGAGGACACCACCGGAGGTTTCACCCGGGGCGGCTGGCTGGTCCCGCACCTGGACGAGGAGTTCGGTCGGATCGTCGACGAGGAATGGTTCGCCCACGCCGACGCCGTGCTGCTCGGGCGGACCACCTTCGACATGATGCGGCCGTACTGGAGCGCCTACCCGAACCAGGAGGAGCTGGTGGCCCGCGTGCTGAACACCTTCCCCAAGTACCTGGTCTCCGACACGCTCACCGACGAGCAGGCGGCCTGGGGTCCGACCACCGTGATCCGCGGCGACGTGGTCGAGCAGGTCCGGGCGATCAAGCAGCAGCCCGGCCGGGAACTGCAGGTACATGGCAGCTGGCAGCTCGCGCAGACCCTGCACAACGCCGGGCTGGTCGACACCTACCGGCTGCTGGTGTTCCCGGTGGTCGTCGGCCAGGGCAAGCGCCTGTTCGACGAGCACAGCCGGCCGACGGCCTTCCGGACGGTGTCGCGGACGGCCACTGCGGGCGGCCTGACCCACCTGGTTCTCGAGCCGACCGCGTTCACCAGCGGTGACCTCACCGCCGACGGCACCACCGACCTCGAGGCCGACGGGACGGAGGTGAGCGCCACCGTCCCGGCCTGAGCACGCCCCGAACCCATCCCGCACGATCACCCCGTAACCCACAGGAGCCCACCATGAAGCAGTACATGCTCTCCGTCCACCACGAGTCCCCGGCCGAGGTCGCCGCCATCACCGAGCAGGACATGCAGCGGATGTTCCAGCAGGTCGACGCGTTCAACGAGCAGGTCCGGCAGGCCGGCGCCTGGGTGTTCGCCGGCGGCCTGGAAGACATCGAATCGGCCACCGTGGTCGACGCCCGCGGCGCCGAGGCGGTCATCACCGACGGACCGTTCTCCGAGACCAAGGAGTACCTGGGCGGCTTCTGGGTGATCCAGGCCGCCGACCTGGACGAGGCCCTGGAATGGGCCCGCAAGGGCTCGGCCGCCTGCGAGGGCCGGGTCGAGGTCCGCCCCTTCCAGGGCGAGGCCTAGCCGCCACCGGCGGTCTTCGTCCGGGCGGGCGATCGTCGGGTGAAATGGGGGCATGCCCGACGACCCCGCTCCGCGCATCGACACCGCCCCGCGCATCGGTTCCGTCCCGGCCCGGAGCATCGAGCAGGTGTTCCGGGCCGAGCACGGACGGCTGGTCGCCACCCTGATCCGTCGCTTCAGCGACATCGACCTGGCCGAGGAAGCGCTCGGCGACGCGCTGGTCGTCGCGCTGCAGACCTGGCCCGAGCAGGGCCTGCCGGCCAATCCCGGCGGCTGGCTCACCACCACGGCCACCAACCGGGCCATCGACCGGATCCGTCGTGAGTCCACCCGGGACGCTCGGCACCGGCAGGCCAGCGCCCAGACCCTGACCCAGCACGACCCGATCGCCGAGCGCGACCGGCAGGAGGAGGAGGTCGGCGTGATCACCGACGACCGGCTCCGGCTGATCTTCACCTGCTGCCACCCGGCGCTGGCCCCGGAGGCGCGGGTCGCGCTCACCCTGCGCCTGCTCGGCGGGCTGACCAGCACCGAGATCGCGCAGGCGTTCCTGGTCCCGGAGCCGACCATGGCCCAGCGGCTGACCCGGGCCAAGCGCAAGATCAAGACGGCCGGCATCCCGTACCGGGTGCCGCAGGCGGAGGACCTGCCGGCCCGGCTGGCCGGTGTGCTGGCGGTGCTCTACCTGATCTTCAACGAGGGCTATCTGGCCAGCTCCGGCGACCAGCCGGTGCGCGACGACCTGTGCGCCGAGGCGATCCGGCTCACCCGGGTGGTCCGCGGCCTGCTCCCCGACGAACCCGAGGTCGCCGGGCTGCTCGCGCTGATGCTGCTCACCCAGGCCCGGCGGGCCACCCGGGTGGCCGGCGGGGTGCTGGTGCCGCTGGACGAGCAGGACCGGACGGCCTGGTCCCGGGACCTGATCGGGCAGGGGCACGAGCTGGTCCGCGAGTGCCTGCGCCGCAACCGACCCGGCCAGTACCAGCTGCTGGCCGCGATCAACGCGGTGCACACCGACGCGCCGACCGCCGCGGACACCGACTGGGGCCAGATCGTCGCGCTGTACGACCAGCTGCGCCGGGTGCACCCGTCACCGATCGTCGAGCTGAACCGGGCGGTCGCGGTCGCCGAGCTGGACGGTCCGGCGGTCGGGCTGGCCCTGGTCGAACCCCTGGACCTGGCCGGATACCACCCGTGGCACGTCGCCCGGGCCGATCTGCTGCGCCGGCTCGACCGGCCGCAGGACGCCGCGGCCGCCTACGAACAGGCCCTGGGCATGACCGAGAACGAGGCCGAACGGGCCTTCCTGCGCCGCAAGCAGCGCGAGCTGACCGGCCACTGAAGGCGGCCGGGGACCCCGGTGGGCCGGTGATTGCCGGACTCGGGGCCCGGCCGTGGGACGATGGAGCGTCCGCCCGCCCGCACTCCAGAAGGATCCAGAAAGACTCCCGTGACATCTGGTCTCGCCGCCCGTGCCCATCGCACGTTCACCCCGCCGGAGTTGATCCGCAACTTCTGCATCATCGCGCACATCGATCACGGCAAGTCGACGCTCGCGGACCGGATGCTGCAGCTCACCGGGGTGGTGGAGGAGCGGGCCATGCGGGCCCAGTACCTGGACCGGATGGACATCGAGCGTGAGCGTGGCATCACCATCAAGTCGCAGGCCGTCCGGCTGCCCTGGGCCGCGCCCGGCCGCGACGGCAAGACCATCGATCACGTCCTGAACCTGATCGACACCCCCGGCCACGTGGACTTCACCTACGAGGTGTCCCGCTCGCTGGCCGCCTGCGAGGGGGCCGTGCTGCTGGTCGACGCCGCGCAGGGCATCGAGGCGCAGACCTTGGCCAACCTGTACCTGGCCCTGGAGAACGACCTGCACGTCATCCCGGTGCTGAACAAGATCGACCTGCCGGCCGCCCAGCCGGAGCGGTACGCCGAGGAGATCGCGCACATCATCGGCGGCTCGCCCGACGACGTGCTGCGGGTCTCCGGCAAGACCGGGGCCGGGGTCAAGGAGCTGCTGGACAAGGTGGTGGCCGAGATCCCGCCGCCGGTCGGCGACGCGGACGCCCCCGCCCGCGCGATGATCTTCGACTCGGTCTACGACATCTACCGCGGCGTCATCACCTACATCCGCGTCATCGACGGCAAGATCACCCCGCGCGAGCGCATCCAGATGATGTCCACCCGGGCCATCCACGAACTGCTCGAGGTCGGCGTCATCTCGCCCGAACCCATCCCCACGGTCGGGCTGGGGGTCGGCGAGGTCGGTTACCTGATCACCGGCGTCAAGGACGTCCGGCAGTCCAAGGTCGGCGACACCATCACCTCCGCGGCCAAGGGCGCCACCGTCCCGCTCGGCGGGTACCGCGACCCGCGGCCGATGGTCTACTCAGGGCTGTACCCACTGGACGGCTCGGACTACCCGTTGCTGCGCGACGCGCTGGACAAGCTGCGGCTCAACGACGCGGCCCTGACCTACGAGCCGGAGACCTCGGCCGCGCTCGGGTTCGGGTACCGCTGCGGGTATCTGGGCCTGCTGCACATGGAGATCACCCGCGACCGTTTGGAACGCGAGTTCGGCCTCGACCTGATCTCCACCACCCCGAACGTGGTCTACCGGGTCACCATGGAGGACACCACCACGCACGTGGTGACCAACCCCAGCGACTGGCCGTCGGGCAAGATCCGCGACATCGTCGAGCCGATCGTGCGGTGCACCATCATCAGCCCGAGCGAGTACATCGGCACCATCATGGAGCTGTGCCAGTCCCGGCGAGGATCGTTGGGCGGCATGGACTATCTGTCCGAGACCCGGGTCGAGCTGCGCTACACGATGCCGCTGGGCGAGATCATCTTCGACTTCTTCGACGCGCTGAAGTCCCGCACCCGCGGCTACGCCTCGCTGGACTACGAGGAGATCGGCATGCAGGAGGCCGACCTGGTCAAGGTCGACATCCTGCTGCAGGGCGAGGCGGTCGACGCCTTCTCGGCGATCGTGCACAAGGACTCCGCCTACGGCTACGGCGTCTCGATGACGGCCAAGCTGCGTGAGCTGATCCCGCGGCAGCAGTTCGAGGTGCCGATCCAGGCCGCGGTCGGGTCCAGAGTCATTGCCCGCGAGACGATCCGGGCGATGCGCAAGGACGTGCTGGCCAAGTGCTACGGCGGTGACATCACCCGGAAGCGCAAGCTGCTGGAGAAGCAGAAGGAGGGCAAGAAGCGGATGAAGATGGTCGGTCGGGTCGAGGTCCCGCAGGAGGCCTTCATCGCCGCACTGTCCACCGACTCCGCCCCGGCGGCCGGCAAGGACGCCAAGAAGTAGCCACCCGGGGGCGCGGTGCGCCCGGCGCTATCCCGGCACCAGACCGGTCAGATAACTGCCGACCACCGCCGCGATCTCGGCCCGGGACTGGGTGGTGCCGGCCGGTGCGGCGGACAGCGAGCCCACCCCGACCAGCCGGTCGTACTGCAGCCCGTCGAGCAGGGCGATCAGCCCGTCGGCCGACCGGGGCGGGTCGGCCGCGCCCAGCCGGGTGACCGCGCCGATCGCCAGGGTCCGGAAAATGCTGCCGGCGTGCAGGATCTCGCGCAGATCGGGATCCGAGGCCACCTCGATCTCGCAGGCCATCCGGGCCAGCGTGCGGTCGCGGTGCTCGCCGATCTGCCCGTCGATGAAGATTGCGACACGGTCCGCCAGCCGGCCGGCCTCGGCCCGTCGCCCGTCCCGGGTGGTCGGTGCCCCCTCCGGGCCGGTCGGCGGGCCCGGCAGCCCGGCCAGCCGCGCCCGGTTGATCTCGGCGATCCGGACCAGCACGCCCCGCAACAGTTCTCGGCGCGTTCGGAAGTGGTACGAGGTGGTGCCGGTCGGCACATCGGCCGCGGCGTCGACGGCCCGGTGGGTGAGCGCGCGCATACCGCTGCTCGCGATCAGGCCGATGGCGGCGTCGGCGAGCAGCTGCGGCCGGTCGGTGATGACGGGCATCGAATGTCCTTCTTGACGGTGGCTGCGACAGGTGTAGTGTATCCGCTACAAATGTAGCACTACAGATGTAGCAACCGAGGAGAACGGCGATGGGCGAGCAGGAACTGCATGTGGTGGTGGGTGCGGGCGGGGTGACCGGGCGGCTGGTCGTCCGGCACCTGCTGGCCGCCGGTTGCCGGGTCCGGGCGGTCACCCGCGACGGGCGCCCGGTCGGCGCCAGCCGGGCCGAACGGGTCGCGGTGGACGCGGCCGATCCCGTCGCGCTGACCGCGGCGGCGCGCGGGGCCGTCGCGATCCATCACTGTGCGATGCCGCCGATCGGGCGGTGGCGCCGCGACTTCCCGCCGCTGACCGACGCGATCATCGCCGCCGGGGAGGCGACGGGTGCGCGGGTCGTCTACGCGGACGACACCTGGATGTACGGCCGGGTCACCGGTCCGATGACCCCCGACCTGCCCTCCCGGCCGGTCAGTCGGCACGGTGTGCTGCGCGCGTGGCTGGCCGAACGGTTCGAGCACGCCGCGGCGGCCGGGCGGATCCGGTTGTCGATCGTGCGGGCCGGTGAGCTCTATGGGCCAGGGGTTCACTCGATGATCGCCGGCACGGTGTTCGGCGCCATCCGCCGCGGCCGGACCGCCCGGTGGTTCGGTACCCCTGACCTGCCGATCACCCCGACCTACATCGACGACTTCGCCCGCACCATCGCCACCGTCGGCTGCCGGGACCGCGCCACCAGCCGGATCTGGCACGTGCCGCACCCGGCGGCCACCACCGGTCGGGAACTGGTTGCGGTCGCCGCGACCCAGGCCGGTCGATCAGCGGCCGTCGCCGCGATCACCCGCCGGCAGCTGCGGGTGCTGGGCGCGCTCGTCCCGCTGGCTCGGGACGGCGCGTCCCTGGTCTACCAGTTCGAGCAGCCATTCGTCGTCGACGGCACCGCGACCGCCGAAGCCTTCGGCATCACGCCGACGCCCTACGTCCAGGGTGTCCGGGCGGTCCTGGCCGCATCCCCGGCGGCGTCACAGTGAGCGGCCCGCCGGTGTCCAAGGTGGGGCAGGCGTGGTCCGCGTCGCCATCAGCCAGCGCAGGAGCAGGGCAGGAGCAGGAATGAACCCGAAGATTGCCGTGGCCGGCGGAACCGGGCTGGTCGGATCGATGGTGGTGGCCGAAGCGCGGGCCGCCGGCCGGGAACCGGTCGTCCTGGCCCGATCGGCCGGGGTCGACCTGCGGACCGGGGTCGGGCTGGACGCGGCCCTGGACGGCGTCGACGCGGTCATCGACGTGATCAACATCGATACGCAACGCCGGCGCCGGGCGGTGGAGCTCTTCGGCACCGCAACCGCCACCCTGCTGCGGGCCGAGGAACGGGCCGGGGTCCGGCATCACGTGATGCTGTCCATCGTCGGCATCGATCGGGTGGACACGGGGTATTACGCCGGCAAGCGCCGAGCGGAAGAGGTGGTCACCGGTGGCCGGGTGCCCTGGACGATTCTGCGGTCGACGCAGTTCCACGAGTTCGCGGACCTGCTCCTGGGTCTGGTGCCGGGGCCGGTCGTGGTCGTGCCGACCATGCTGAGCCGGCCGGTCGCGGCCCGCGAGGTGGCGCGGCACCTGGTGACGCTGGCCGGCGGGCCGGCCGCGGGCCGGACCCCGGAGATCGCCGGCCCGCAGGAGCGGCGGATGGCCGACCTGGTGCGTCGGCTGGCCCGCGCCCGCGGATCCCGCCGGGCGGTGCTGGAACTGCCGGTGCTGGGCGCGGCGGCCACCGCGACGGCGCGGGGCGCGCTGCTCCCGGCGGAACCCGGTCCCCGGGGGATCGAGACGTTCGAACAGTGGCTGGCCCGAACCGGCCGGCCCGGGCAGCTGACCCCGGACGACCGCGTGAGCGACCGACGATGAGGGTCGGCATCATCGGGGCCGGCATCGGCGGGTTGGCCACCGCGGTCGGCCTGCAGCGGGCGGGCGTGCCGGTCACGGTGTTCGAACGACGCGACGGCGCTGGCGATGCCGGGTCCGGGATCTCGCTGTTCGGCAACGGCCTGGCCGCCCTGGACGCGCTCGGGCTGGGGCCGGCCGCGCGCGAGATCGGCGCGGTGCCCGGCGGAATCGGCCCGGACACGCCGGCCGGGCAGCGGCGTCCGGACGGCCGCTGGCTGACCCGGCTGCCCCACTCGGTGCAGCAGACGGTCGCGGTCGTGCACCG
This genomic window from Nakamurella multipartita DSM 44233 contains:
- a CDS encoding YciI family protein; the encoded protein is MKQYMLSVHHESPAEVAAITEQDMQRMFQQVDAFNEQVRQAGAWVFAGGLEDIESATVVDARGAEAVITDGPFSETKEYLGGFWVIQAADLDEALEWARKGSAACEGRVEVRPFQGEA
- a CDS encoding RNA polymerase sigma factor; this encodes MPDDPAPRIDTAPRIGSVPARSIEQVFRAEHGRLVATLIRRFSDIDLAEEALGDALVVALQTWPEQGLPANPGGWLTTTATNRAIDRIRRESTRDARHRQASAQTLTQHDPIAERDRQEEEVGVITDDRLRLIFTCCHPALAPEARVALTLRLLGGLTSTEIAQAFLVPEPTMAQRLTRAKRKIKTAGIPYRVPQAEDLPARLAGVLAVLYLIFNEGYLASSGDQPVRDDLCAEAIRLTRVVRGLLPDEPEVAGLLALMLLTQARRATRVAGGVLVPLDEQDRTAWSRDLIGQGHELVRECLRRNRPGQYQLLAAINAVHTDAPTAADTDWGQIVALYDQLRRVHPSPIVELNRAVAVAELDGPAVGLALVEPLDLAGYHPWHVARADLLRRLDRPQDAAAAYEQALGMTENEAERAFLRRKQRELTGH
- a CDS encoding TetR/AcrR family transcriptional regulator, whose protein sequence is MPVITDRPQLLADAAIGLIASSGMRALTHRAVDAAADVPTGTTSYHFRTRRELLRGVLVRIAEINRARLAGLPGPPTGPEGAPTTRDGRRAEAGRLADRVAIFIDGQIGEHRDRTLARMACEIEVASDPDLREILHAGSIFRTLAIGAVTRLGAADPPRSADGLIALLDGLQYDRLVGVGSLSAAPAGTTQSRAEIAAVVGSYLTGLVPG
- a CDS encoding dihydrofolate reductase family protein, giving the protein MVQGVIEPVTHPDRKESPMKLSLNIFVSLDGVMQGPGAPQEDTTGGFTRGGWLVPHLDEEFGRIVDEEWFAHADAVLLGRTTFDMMRPYWSAYPNQEELVARVLNTFPKYLVSDTLTDEQAAWGPTTVIRGDVVEQVRAIKQQPGRELQVHGSWQLAQTLHNAGLVDTYRLLVFPVVVGQGKRLFDEHSRPTAFRTVSRTATAGGLTHLVLEPTAFTSGDLTADGTTDLEADGTEVSATVPA
- the lepA gene encoding translation elongation factor 4, with translation MERPPARTPEGSRKTPVTSGLAARAHRTFTPPELIRNFCIIAHIDHGKSTLADRMLQLTGVVEERAMRAQYLDRMDIERERGITIKSQAVRLPWAAPGRDGKTIDHVLNLIDTPGHVDFTYEVSRSLAACEGAVLLVDAAQGIEAQTLANLYLALENDLHVIPVLNKIDLPAAQPERYAEEIAHIIGGSPDDVLRVSGKTGAGVKELLDKVVAEIPPPVGDADAPARAMIFDSVYDIYRGVITYIRVIDGKITPRERIQMMSTRAIHELLEVGVISPEPIPTVGLGVGEVGYLITGVKDVRQSKVGDTITSAAKGATVPLGGYRDPRPMVYSGLYPLDGSDYPLLRDALDKLRLNDAALTYEPETSAALGFGYRCGYLGLLHMEITRDRLEREFGLDLISTTPNVVYRVTMEDTTTHVVTNPSDWPSGKIRDIVEPIVRCTIISPSEYIGTIMELCQSRRGSLGGMDYLSETRVELRYTMPLGEIIFDFFDALKSRTRGYASLDYEEIGMQEADLVKVDILLQGEAVDAFSAIVHKDSAYGYGVSMTAKLRELIPRQQFEVPIQAAVGSRVIARETIRAMRKDVLAKCYGGDITRKRKLLEKQKEGKKRMKMVGRVEVPQEAFIAALSTDSAPAAGKDAKK